From a single Sus scrofa isolate TJ Tabasco breed Duroc chromosome 13, Sscrofa11.1, whole genome shotgun sequence genomic region:
- the CRYGS gene encoding beta-crystallin S, with product MSKVGTKITFYEDKNFQGRHYDSDCDCTDFHMYLSRCNSIRVEGGTWAVYERPNFAGYMYILPRGEYPEYQHWMGLNDRLSSCRAVHLSSGGQYKIQIFEKGDFTGQMYETTEDCPSIMEQFHMREVHSCKVLEGAWIFYELPNYRGRQYLLDKKEYRKPIDWGAASPAIQSFRRIVE from the exons ATGTCTAAAGTTGGAACCAAG ATTACTTTCTATGAAGACAAAAACTTTCAAGGCCGCCACTATGACAGTGATTGCGACTGCACGGATTTCCACATGTACCTGAGTCGCTGCAACTCCATCAGAGTAGAAGGAGGCACCTGGGCTGTGTATGAAAGGCCCAACTTTGCCGGGTACATGTACATCCTACCCCGGGGCGAGTATCCCGAGTACCAGCACTGGATGGGCCTCAACGACCGCCTCAGCTCCTGCAGGGCTGTGCATCTG TCTAGCGGAGGCCAGTATAAGATTCAGATCTTTGAGAAAGGGGATTTTACTGGTCAGATGTATGAAACCACTGAAGACTGCCCTTCCATCATGGAGCAATTCCACATGCGAGAGGTCCACTCCTGTAAGGTGCTGGAGGGCGCCTGGATTTTCTACGAGCTGCCCAACTACCGTGGCAGGCAGTACCTCCTGGACAAGAAGGAGTACCGGAAGCCCATCGATTGGGGTGCAGCCTCCCCAGCCATTCAGTCTTTCCGTCGCATTGTGGAGTGA
- the TBCCD1 gene encoding TBCC domain-containing protein 1 isoform X1 codes for MDQSGVLLWVKAEPFIVGALQVPPPSKFSLHYLRKISSYVRTRATEGGYPRLSWSTWRHIACGKLQLAKDLAWLYFEIFDSLTVKTPEERLEWSEILSNCMSGDEVEKQRNQLSVDTLQFLLFLYIQQLNKVSLRTSLIGEEWPSPRHRSQSPDLTEKSSCHNKNWNDYSHQAFVCDHLSDLLELLLDPEQLTASFHSTHSSLVSREAVVALSFLIEGTVSGARKIYPLYELALWQPLHAETGFSKTSKAFSFYKLEAWLRASLTGNPFGTSACLKSGKKLAWAHQVEGTTKRAKIACNTHVAPRMYRMVVMSQVYKQTLAKSSDTLVGAHVKIHRCNESFIYLLSPLRSVTVEKCRNSTFVLGPVQTALHLHSCDNVKVIAVCHRLSISSTTDCIFHILTPTRPLILSGNQRVTFAPFHTHYPMLEDHMARTGLAAVPNYWDNPMIVCRENSNTSVFRLLPPCDFYVFIIPFEMEGDTTEIPGGLPSAYQRALGQREKKIQIWQKTVKEARLTKDQRKQFQVLVENKFYEWLINTGHRQQLDSLVPPTVGSKQAAG; via the exons ATGGATCAGTCCGGAGTTCTCCTCTGGGTAAAAGCAGAACCCTTTATAGTGGGCGCATTGCAGGTCCCCCCTCCGTCCAAGTTCAGTCTTCACTATCTCAGGAAGATATCCAGCTATGTGCGAACCCGGGCCACTGAGGGCGGCTACCCACGCCTGTCCTGGTCTACATGGAGGCACATTGCATGTGGGAAGCTGCagctggctaaggatctggcgtggctttactttgaaatatttgataGTCTTACAGTGAAGACACCAGAGGAGCGCCTGGAATGGTCTGAGATTCTGTCCAACTGCATGTCTGGGGATGAAgttgaaaagcaaagaaatcag CTTTCAGTGGACACCCTGCAGTTTCTGCTCTTCTTATATATACAGCAGTTAAACAAAGTCTCCCTGAGGACATCTTTGATTGGAGAAGAGTGGCCTAGTCCCAGACACAGATCTCAGTCTCCTGACCTGACTGAAAAATCCAGTTGTCATAATAAG aACTGGAATGATTACAGTCACCAAGCTTTTGTCTGTGATCATCTGTCAGATCTCCTTGAGCTGCTTTTAGATCCAGAACAACTCACTGCATCATTTCATTCGACCCACAGTAGTCTAGTCTCGCGAGAAGCTGTTGTGGCTCTCAGCTTTCTTATTGAAGGTACTGTGAGTGGAGCCAGGAAGATCTATCCACTTTACGAACTTGCACTGTGGCAACCACTGCATGCAGAAACTGGCTTCTCAAAGACGTCTAAGGCCTTTTCTTTCTACAAGCTGGAAGCCTGGTTGAGAGCCTCTTTGACTGGGAATCCATTTGGTACATCGGCTTGCCTCAAGTCAGGGAAGAAATTGGCTTGGGCTCACCAag TTGAAGGCACGACCAAAAGAGCTAAGATTGCTTGTAACACTCACGTGGCGCCTAGGATGTACCGCATGGTGGTGATGAGCCAGGTTTACAAGCAGACATTGGCCAAGAGCTCAGATACTCTGGTGGGGGCACATGTGAAGATCCACCGTTGCAATGAGTCTTTCATATACCTGCTCTCTCCCCTACG ATCTGTGACAGTTGAGAAGTGCAGGAATAGCACCTTTGTCCTGGGCCCAGTACAGACTGCCCTTCACctccacagctgtgacaacgttAAAGTCATTGCCGTTTGCCATCGTCTGTCCATCTCTTCTACGACAGATTGCATCTTTCACATTCTGACACCTACGCGCCCACTTATTCTCTCTGGGAACCAGAGAGTAACTTTTGCCCCTTTTCATACTCATTACCCAATGCTGGAGGACCACATGGCCAGGACCGGCCTTGCAGCAGTGCCTAACTATTGGGATAACCCCATGATTGTGTGCCGGGAGAACAGCAACACAAGTGTCTTCAGACTCTTGCCACCGTGTGActtctatgtatttattattcCCTTTGAAATGGAAGGGGACACAACAGAGATACCTGGGGGTCTTCCATCTGCATATCAGAGAGCACTGggccaaagagaaaagaagatacaGATCTGGCAGAAAACTGTGAAAGAGGCTCGTTTGACAAA GGATCAAAGGAAGCAGTTCCAGGTACTTGTGGAAAACAAGTTCTATGAGTGGTTGATTAATACAGGACATCGTCAGCAGTTGGACAGCCTTGTGCCTCCTACAGTGGGCTCCAAACAAGCAGCAGGATAA